In Pseudoduganella albidiflava, a single window of DNA contains:
- a CDS encoding LTA synthase family protein, whose translation MTQASSRSSLSASDPTRWWQRTGPYLNLFCLLTAGLALLSLSRLALVAWQRDRVAAAGILGDMFVQGIRADLIVLGYLTIIPLALAPLLAHRRTAKLWAGLTAWWATAALVFIGFMELATPQFIVQYDMRPNRLFIEYLGYPAEVFGTLWHGYRPALVGTVAATVLLAVLAHRMLAAASRRMVLWPARRLLLTWPLLLLVVALQIRSTTAHRPANPAMFALSGDALVNSLVISSAWSVLDAIGAMRKEARSSEIYGTLARDKVLAGVRSAPWLGDYRFPSAELPTLHHQQAAYRRDKPLNLVIVLEESLGATFVQSLGGLPVTPELEKLKEQGWWFEQLYATGTRSVRGIEAVVAGYAPTPARSVVKLSLAQRNFYTLAQGLGRQGYQTEFVYGGEAHFDNMRSFFTGNGFQNVVDRRAMHPRFEGSWGASDEDLFDTALARLKTLHAQGKPFFSLVFTSSNHEPFEFPDGKIALHDPVKQHVNNAVKYADFALGKFIAAARRQDYWKDTVFLIVADHDNRVYGDSLVPINKFHIPGLILGADVQPRHIRTLASQIDLAPTLLSLMGVSSDHPMIGRDLARDSETPGRAMLQFDNYFAWLEGDSATILRPQQAPLAGRYDPASGALALDAKPPAAALVERAMAHVMLPSLLYREQRYRVPE comes from the coding sequence ATGACCCAGGCAAGCTCCCGTTCTTCTCTCTCCGCATCCGACCCGACGCGCTGGTGGCAGCGCACCGGCCCCTACCTGAACCTGTTCTGCCTGCTCACGGCGGGCCTGGCCTTGCTGTCGCTGTCGCGGCTCGCGCTCGTTGCCTGGCAGCGCGACCGCGTGGCGGCCGCGGGCATCCTCGGCGACATGTTCGTGCAGGGTATCCGGGCCGACCTGATCGTGCTCGGCTACCTGACGATCATCCCGCTGGCACTGGCGCCCCTGCTGGCACACCGCCGCACGGCCAAACTGTGGGCCGGGCTGACCGCCTGGTGGGCCACCGCGGCGCTGGTGTTCATCGGCTTCATGGAGCTGGCGACCCCGCAGTTCATCGTCCAGTACGACATGCGGCCGAACCGGCTGTTCATCGAATACCTCGGCTACCCGGCCGAAGTGTTCGGCACGCTGTGGCATGGCTACCGGCCGGCGCTGGTCGGTACCGTCGCCGCGACCGTGCTGCTGGCCGTGCTGGCGCACCGGATGCTGGCCGCCGCGTCGCGCCGCATGGTGCTGTGGCCGGCCCGCCGCCTGCTGCTGACGTGGCCGCTGCTGTTGCTGGTGGTCGCACTGCAGATCCGTTCGACCACGGCGCACCGTCCCGCCAACCCGGCCATGTTCGCGCTGAGCGGCGATGCGCTGGTCAATTCGCTGGTCATCAGCTCGGCCTGGTCCGTGCTGGACGCCATTGGCGCGATGCGCAAGGAAGCCCGGTCGTCGGAAATCTACGGCACGTTGGCGCGTGACAAAGTGCTGGCGGGAGTCCGGTCGGCCCCTTGGCTGGGCGATTACCGTTTCCCGTCCGCCGAACTGCCCACGCTGCACCACCAGCAGGCGGCATACCGGCGCGACAAGCCGCTGAACCTGGTGATCGTGCTGGAGGAAAGCCTGGGCGCCACCTTCGTGCAATCGCTGGGCGGCCTGCCGGTGACGCCGGAGCTGGAAAAACTGAAGGAACAGGGCTGGTGGTTCGAGCAGCTGTATGCCACCGGCACCCGCTCGGTGCGCGGCATCGAGGCGGTGGTGGCCGGTTATGCGCCCACGCCGGCGCGCAGCGTGGTCAAGCTGTCGCTGGCACAGCGCAATTTCTATACGCTGGCCCAGGGGCTGGGCCGGCAGGGTTACCAGACCGAGTTCGTGTACGGCGGCGAAGCGCATTTCGACAATATGCGCAGCTTCTTCACCGGCAACGGCTTCCAGAACGTGGTCGACCGGCGCGCCATGCATCCCCGCTTCGAAGGCAGCTGGGGCGCCTCGGACGAAGACCTGTTCGACACCGCGCTGGCGCGGCTGAAGACCCTGCACGCGCAAGGCAAGCCGTTCTTCAGCCTGGTTTTCACGTCGTCGAACCATGAACCGTTCGAGTTCCCCGATGGGAAGATCGCGCTGCACGACCCGGTCAAGCAGCATGTCAACAACGCGGTCAAGTACGCCGACTTCGCCCTCGGCAAATTCATCGCGGCCGCCAGGCGGCAGGACTACTGGAAGGATACGGTGTTCCTGATCGTGGCCGACCATGACAATCGCGTGTATGGCGACAGCCTCGTGCCGATCAACAAGTTCCACATCCCGGGCCTGATCCTGGGCGCCGACGTGCAGCCGCGGCATATCCGCACGCTGGCCAGCCAGATCGACCTGGCGCCGACGCTGCTGTCGCTGATGGGCGTGTCCAGCGACCATCCGATGATCGGCCGCGACCTGGCGCGCGACAGCGAGACCCCGGGACGCGCGATGCTCCAGTTCGACAACTACTTCGCCTGGCTGGAGGGCGACTCCGCCACCATCCTGCGGCCGCAGCAGGCACCGCTGGCCGGGCGCTACGATCCCGCCAGCGGCGCGCTGGCGCTCGATGCGAAGCCGCCGGCCGCGGCACTGGTCGAACGGGCGATGGCGCACGTGATGCTGCCGTCGCTGCTCTATCGGGAGCAGCGCTACCGGGTGCCCGAGTAG
- a CDS encoding acyltransferase family protein: MAALLSHGTDHSRAPGIDLLRAAAIVAVMLYHITSHGIALPALVEHGWMGVDLFFVLSGYLIGWQLWRQYAQGGTPDWRKFMAGRALRILPAYYAVLALYVLLPGWREGGDLQPPWKFVTFTLNLLPDWEQGTAYSHAWSLCVEEHFYLLFPAVAWLLARRPGTLPAVATAVGLIGGGMLLRAWLWRHGVAPHLDAGDTGTAMRQYVATIYNPTWSRLDGLLMGVLLAAVRAFRPGWWSWLMRRAWLSLAIGAALLACGTRIAPMSAAGAVVLFPLVALGCTCLLAGAASPATWIGRRALPGVASLAMLAFSLYLTHKQVYGWLDAALPGLGRQAPVLALLVYAAASVAVAALLYLAIERPFLRLRDRWLSGKAESAAAVISSVAPAGAAASPGPSSAPRATTSDS, translated from the coding sequence GTGGCCGCCCTTCTGTCTCACGGCACCGATCATTCGCGCGCGCCGGGCATCGACCTGCTGCGCGCAGCGGCCATTGTCGCGGTCATGCTTTATCACATCACCAGTCACGGCATCGCCCTGCCGGCGCTCGTGGAACATGGCTGGATGGGCGTGGACCTGTTCTTTGTCCTCAGTGGTTACCTGATCGGCTGGCAGCTGTGGCGCCAGTATGCGCAGGGTGGCACGCCGGACTGGCGGAAGTTCATGGCAGGGCGCGCGCTGCGGATCCTGCCCGCCTATTACGCTGTGCTTGCGCTCTATGTGCTGTTGCCGGGATGGCGCGAAGGCGGCGACCTGCAGCCGCCGTGGAAATTCGTCACCTTCACATTGAACCTGCTCCCCGACTGGGAACAGGGCACGGCCTATTCCCATGCATGGTCGCTGTGCGTGGAAGAACACTTCTATCTGCTGTTCCCCGCCGTTGCCTGGCTGCTGGCGCGCCGGCCGGGCACCCTCCCCGCCGTCGCCACCGCGGTTGGCCTCATCGGCGGCGGGATGCTGCTCAGGGCGTGGCTCTGGCGGCATGGCGTCGCACCGCACCTCGATGCCGGCGACACTGGCACCGCCATGCGCCAGTACGTGGCGACGATCTACAATCCGACCTGGTCGCGCCTCGACGGCCTGCTGATGGGCGTGCTCCTGGCGGCGGTGCGTGCCTTCCGGCCGGGCTGGTGGTCATGGCTGATGCGGCGCGCCTGGTTGTCCCTCGCGATCGGTGCGGCGCTCCTGGCCTGCGGCACGCGCATCGCCCCCATGAGCGCCGCGGGCGCCGTCGTGCTGTTCCCGCTGGTGGCGCTCGGCTGCACCTGCCTGCTGGCCGGCGCAGCGAGTCCGGCCACGTGGATCGGCCGTCGCGCGCTGCCCGGGGTCGCATCGCTCGCCATGCTGGCCTTCAGCCTGTACCTGACGCACAAGCAGGTCTATGGCTGGCTCGATGCCGCGTTACCGGGACTGGGCCGCCAGGCGCCCGTGCTTGCGCTGCTGGTCTACGCTGCCGCATCGGTCGCGGTGGCCGCCCTGCTGTACCTCGCCATCGAACGGCCGTTCCTGCGACTGCGCGATCGCTGGCTGTCCGGGAAAGCGGAATCGGCTGCCGCCGTCATTTCGTCTGTGGCGCCTGCCGGGGCCGCGGCATCCCCAGGCCCCTCGTCCGCCCCTCGTGCGACGACATCCGACTCTTAA
- a CDS encoding OsmC domain/YcaO domain-containing protein, with translation MEIKVNFLDKLRLEAKFDDFTVIADQPIRYKGDGSAPGPFDYFLASSALCAAYFVKLYCSTRNIPTENIRLSQNNIVDPENRYQQIFKIQVELPADISAKDREGILRSIDRCTVKKVVQAGPEFIIEEVENLDADAQALLTVNPDTATTTYIPGKDLPLEQTIANMSGVLARLGIKIEIASWRNIVPNVWSLHIRDAHSPMCFTNGKGSTKESALASALGEYIERLSCNHFYAGVFWGEDIANAPFVHYPEERWFKPRRGDKLPAEILDEYCLDIYDPDGELRGSHLVDTNSGNVERGICSLPYVRRSDGETVYFPSNLIENLFVSNGMSAGNTLVEAQVQCLSEIFERAVKREIIEGEIALPDVPADVLAKYPGIVAGIKGLEEQGFPVLVKDASLGGKYPVMCVTLMNPRTGGVFASFGAHPSLQVALERSLTELLQGRSFEGLNDLPQPTFASNAVTEPNNFVEHFIDSSGIVSWRFFSAKADYDFVEWDFSGHGDNSNAEEAEALFGILADMGKEVYTAVYDHLGATACRILVPGYSEIYPVDDLVWDNTNVALQFRADILNLHSLDDAALEALLERLEESELDDYTDIATLIGIDFDENTDWGQLTIQELKLLINLALKEYEEAHELVGAFLQYNDNTAERRLFYQAMNVVLEVVLNEDLELDDYVVNFRRMFGDARMDAVLGSVDGTVRFHGLTPTSMKLEGLDRHERLLDSYRKLHKARAAAAAATR, from the coding sequence ATGGAAATCAAGGTCAACTTTCTCGACAAGCTTCGCCTGGAAGCCAAGTTCGACGATTTCACGGTCATTGCCGACCAGCCGATCCGCTACAAGGGCGATGGCTCGGCGCCTGGTCCGTTCGATTACTTCCTGGCCTCGTCGGCCTTGTGCGCGGCCTATTTCGTGAAGCTGTATTGCTCGACTCGCAATATCCCGACCGAGAATATCCGTCTGTCGCAGAACAATATCGTCGACCCGGAAAACCGCTACCAGCAGATTTTCAAGATCCAGGTGGAACTGCCGGCGGACATCTCCGCCAAGGACCGCGAAGGGATCCTGCGCTCGATCGACCGCTGCACTGTCAAGAAAGTGGTGCAGGCCGGCCCCGAGTTCATCATCGAGGAAGTGGAGAACCTGGACGCCGATGCGCAGGCCTTGCTGACGGTGAATCCGGATACGGCGACCACCACTTACATTCCCGGCAAGGACCTGCCGCTGGAACAGACCATCGCCAACATGTCCGGCGTGCTGGCCCGGCTGGGGATCAAGATCGAGATCGCCTCGTGGCGCAATATCGTGCCCAATGTCTGGTCGCTGCATATCCGCGATGCGCACTCGCCGATGTGCTTCACCAACGGCAAGGGCTCGACCAAGGAAAGCGCGCTGGCATCGGCGCTGGGCGAGTACATCGAGCGACTGAGCTGCAACCACTTCTACGCCGGCGTGTTCTGGGGCGAGGATATCGCCAACGCACCCTTCGTGCACTATCCGGAAGAGCGCTGGTTCAAGCCGCGCCGCGGCGACAAGCTGCCGGCCGAGATCCTCGATGAATACTGCCTGGATATCTACGATCCGGATGGCGAATTGCGCGGCTCGCACCTGGTCGACACCAACTCCGGCAACGTGGAGCGCGGCATCTGCTCGCTGCCGTATGTGCGGCGCTCCGATGGCGAGACGGTGTACTTCCCGTCCAACCTGATTGAAAACCTGTTCGTCAGCAACGGCATGAGCGCCGGGAACACGCTGGTCGAAGCGCAGGTGCAATGCCTGTCCGAGATTTTCGAAAGGGCGGTCAAGCGAGAGATCATCGAAGGCGAAATCGCCTTGCCCGACGTCCCGGCCGACGTGCTGGCGAAGTATCCGGGCATCGTCGCTGGCATCAAGGGCCTGGAAGAGCAGGGTTTCCCGGTGCTGGTGAAGGATGCGTCGCTGGGCGGAAAGTACCCGGTCATGTGCGTCACGCTGATGAATCCCCGCACGGGCGGCGTGTTCGCCTCGTTCGGCGCGCATCCGAGCCTGCAGGTGGCACTGGAGCGCAGTCTCACCGAATTGCTGCAAGGGCGCAGCTTCGAGGGCTTGAACGATCTGCCGCAACCCACGTTCGCCAGCAACGCGGTGACGGAGCCGAACAACTTCGTCGAACACTTCATCGATTCCAGCGGCATCGTGTCGTGGCGCTTCTTCAGCGCCAAGGCCGACTACGACTTCGTCGAGTGGGATTTCTCCGGCCACGGCGACAACTCGAATGCCGAGGAAGCCGAAGCACTGTTCGGCATCCTGGCCGACATGGGCAAGGAAGTCTATACGGCGGTGTACGACCACCTCGGTGCCACCGCATGCCGGATCCTGGTGCCTGGCTATTCGGAAATCTATCCGGTCGACGATCTGGTGTGGGATAACACGAACGTCGCGCTGCAGTTCCGCGCCGATATCCTGAACCTGCATTCGCTGGACGATGCCGCGCTGGAAGCCCTGCTCGAGCGCCTGGAAGAGAGCGAGCTGGACGACTACACGGACATCGCCACGCTGATCGGCATCGACTTCGACGAGAACACCGACTGGGGCCAGCTGACGATCCAGGAGCTCAAGCTGCTGATCAACCTCGCCCTGAAAGAGTACGAGGAGGCGCACGAGCTGGTGGGCGCCTTCCTGCAATACAACGACAACACGGCGGAGCGCCGGCTGTTCTACCAGGCCATGAACGTCGTGCTCGAAGTGGTGTTGAACGAAGACCTGGAACTGGATGATTACGTCGTCAATTTCCGCCGGATGTTTGGCGACGCGCGCATGGACGCGGTGCTGGGATCGGTGGACGGCACGGTGCGGTTCCATGGCCTGACGCCGACCAGCATGAAGCTGGAAGGCCTCGACCGTCACGAGCGGCTGCTCGACAGCTACCGGAAACTGCACAAGGCGCGGGCTGCCGCGGCGGCTGCGACGCGCTGA
- the arsH gene encoding arsenical resistance protein ArsH: MDKISNLPNIRADQLDIPALPKLDPVGEMDHPPRFLLLYGSLRERSFSRFLIEEAARILEHFGGEVRIFDPTELPMAGSVSENHPKVVELRELSLWSEGHVWCSPERHGAITAVMKNQIDWIPLEQGAVRPSQGRTLAVMQVCGGSQSFNVVNTLRLLGRWMRMFTIPNQSSVPMAYKEFDDDGRMRPSAYYDRMVDVMEELFKFTLLMRGRTDYLTDRYSERSERAMKAIDRQLQKI; the protein is encoded by the coding sequence ATGGATAAGATCTCGAACCTGCCCAACATTCGCGCCGACCAGCTGGACATTCCGGCGCTGCCGAAGCTCGATCCCGTCGGCGAAATGGACCACCCGCCGCGCTTCCTGCTGCTGTACGGGTCGCTGCGCGAGCGTTCATTCAGCCGCTTCCTGATCGAAGAGGCGGCGCGCATCCTCGAGCATTTCGGTGGCGAAGTCAGGATCTTCGATCCCACCGAGCTGCCGATGGCCGGCAGCGTGTCCGAGAATCACCCGAAGGTCGTCGAGTTGCGCGAGCTGTCGCTGTGGTCCGAAGGGCATGTGTGGTGCAGCCCCGAGCGGCACGGCGCCATCACGGCCGTGATGAAGAACCAGATCGACTGGATCCCGCTGGAACAGGGGGCGGTCCGCCCCAGCCAGGGCCGCACGCTGGCGGTCATGCAGGTCTGCGGTGGTTCGCAGTCGTTCAACGTGGTCAATACGCTGCGCCTGCTGGGCCGCTGGATGCGCATGTTCACGATCCCGAACCAGTCGTCGGTGCCGATGGCGTACAAGGAATTCGATGACGATGGCCGCATGCGCCCTTCCGCGTACTACGACCGGATGGTCGATGTGATGGAAGAGCTGTTCAAGTTCACGCTGCTGATGCGGGGCCGCACCGATTACCTGACGGATCGCTACAGCGAACGCAGCGAGCGCGCGATGAAGGCGATCGACAGGCAGTTGCAGAAGATCTGA
- the arsC gene encoding arsenate reductase (glutaredoxin) (This arsenate reductase requires both glutathione and glutaredoxin to convert arsenate to arsenite, after which the efflux transporter formed by ArsA and ArsB can extrude the arsenite from the cell, providing resistance.): MSVTIYHNPACGTSRNTLALIRNAGIEPEVIEYVQHPPNRATLVELIDQAGLTVREAIREKGTPYLELGLDDPAVSDEQLIDAMLAHPILINRPFVVTPAGVRLCRPSELVLDILAEPQRGAFAKEDGEAVIDEKGQRVHHG; this comes from the coding sequence ATGAGCGTCACCATCTATCACAACCCCGCCTGCGGCACGTCCCGCAACACACTGGCCCTGATCCGCAATGCGGGCATCGAGCCGGAAGTCATCGAGTACGTTCAACATCCGCCGAACCGTGCGACGCTGGTCGAACTGATCGACCAGGCGGGGCTGACCGTGCGCGAAGCCATCCGCGAGAAAGGCACGCCCTATCTCGAGCTGGGCCTGGATGACCCGGCCGTGAGCGACGAGCAGCTGATCGACGCCATGCTCGCCCATCCGATCCTGATCAACCGTCCATTCGTCGTCACGCCCGCCGGCGTGCGGCTGTGCCGCCCCTCGGAACTGGTGCTCGATATCCTTGCCGAGCCCCAGCGCGGCGCGTTTGCCAAGGAAGACGGCGAAGCTGTCATCGACGAAAAAGGCCAGCGTGTTCACCATGGATAA
- a CDS encoding arsenic transporter — translation MLIAFLIFLVTLIFVIWQPRGLGIGWSAAVGALVALLAGVIHIADIPVVWHIVWNATGAFVAVIIISLLLDKAGFFEWAALHVARWGKGNGKRLFAMLILLGAAVAAVFANDGAALILTPIVIAMLHALRFNARSTLAFVMAAGFIADTASLPLVVSNLVNIVSADYFDIGFARYAAVMVPVNLVSVAATLGLLLLFFRKDIPADYDLAQLKRPDEAIHDRATFVTGWWVLGLLLIGFFWLESLGVPISAVAAAGALLLLVVAARGHKISTREVLRGAPWQVVVFSLGMYLVVYGLRNAGLTGYLTALLNRCAEYGVWGAALGTGFITAILSSIMNNMPTVLIGALSIDATSTQGVVREAMVYANVIGSDLGPKITPIGSLATLLWLHVLDSKGIHISWGYYFRVGIVLTLPVLLITLAALAVRLA, via the coding sequence GTGCTGATCGCGTTCCTGATCTTCCTCGTTACACTCATCTTCGTCATTTGGCAGCCGCGCGGCCTCGGCATCGGCTGGAGCGCAGCGGTCGGCGCACTGGTCGCCCTGCTCGCTGGCGTCATCCATATCGCCGACATTCCGGTGGTGTGGCACATCGTCTGGAACGCGACCGGCGCCTTCGTTGCGGTCATCATCATCAGCCTGCTGCTGGACAAGGCCGGCTTCTTCGAGTGGGCCGCGCTGCACGTGGCGCGCTGGGGCAAAGGCAATGGCAAGCGCCTGTTCGCCATGCTTATCCTGCTCGGCGCGGCTGTCGCCGCGGTGTTCGCCAACGATGGCGCGGCCCTGATCCTGACGCCGATCGTGATCGCCATGCTGCATGCGCTGCGCTTCAACGCCCGCTCCACGCTGGCCTTCGTGATGGCCGCGGGCTTCATCGCCGACACGGCCAGCCTGCCACTTGTGGTGTCGAACCTTGTCAACATCGTCTCCGCCGACTATTTCGATATCGGCTTCGCCCGCTACGCGGCGGTGATGGTGCCGGTGAATCTTGTCTCGGTGGCCGCGACACTGGGCCTGTTGTTGCTGTTCTTCCGGAAGGACATCCCCGCCGACTACGACCTGGCGCAGCTGAAGCGCCCCGACGAAGCCATCCACGACCGCGCCACGTTCGTCACCGGCTGGTGGGTGCTGGGCTTGCTGCTGATCGGCTTCTTCTGGCTCGAATCGCTGGGCGTGCCGATCAGTGCCGTCGCGGCTGCGGGCGCCCTGCTCCTGCTGGTCGTCGCGGCGCGTGGCCACAAGATCTCCACACGTGAAGTCCTGCGTGGCGCGCCCTGGCAAGTGGTCGTCTTCTCGCTCGGCATGTACCTCGTCGTCTACGGGCTGCGCAATGCCGGGCTGACCGGCTACCTGACCGCGCTGCTGAACCGCTGCGCCGAGTACGGCGTGTGGGGTGCGGCGCTGGGCACCGGCTTCATCACGGCGATCCTGTCGTCCATCATGAACAACATGCCCACCGTGCTGATCGGGGCCCTGTCGATCGATGCCACCAGCACCCAGGGTGTGGTGCGCGAAGCGATGGTGTATGCCAACGTGATCGGCAGCGACCTGGGGCCGAAGATCACGCCGATCGGCAGCCTGGCCACCCTGTTGTGGCTCCACGTGCTCGATAGCAAAGGCATCCACATTTCGTGGGGCTACTACTTCCGCGTCGGTATCGTGCTGACCTTGCCGGTACTGCTGATCACCCTGGCCGCACTGGCCGTTCGCTTAGCCTGA
- a CDS encoding ArsR/SmtB family transcription factor, protein MQTKEVLAALSALAQESRLAVFRLLVQAGPAGLAASKIAEELDIAPSSLSFHLKELTHAGLLTSRHEGRFVIYSADMPTMNSLIGFLTENCCGGIPCGPRNDKARSC, encoded by the coding sequence ATGCAGACGAAGGAAGTATTGGCGGCGCTGTCGGCGCTGGCCCAGGAAAGCCGGCTGGCTGTGTTCAGGCTCCTGGTGCAGGCTGGGCCGGCAGGGCTGGCCGCGAGCAAGATCGCCGAGGAACTCGATATCGCACCGTCGTCGCTGTCGTTCCACCTGAAAGAACTCACCCATGCGGGGCTGTTGACCTCCCGGCACGAAGGCCGTTTCGTGATCTATTCGGCGGATATGCCAACGATGAACAGCCTCATCGGCTTCCTGACCGAGAACTGCTGCGGCGGCATTCCTTGCGGCCCTCGCAATGACAAGGCGAGATCATGCTGA
- the arsN2 gene encoding arsenic resistance N-acetyltransferase ArsN2, with protein MEKLLTFRPATATDWPSIEALLLAARLPLDGARDHLEEFVIGENSGAMCCVGGYERYGDVALLRSVAVAEGCCGQGIGEQLLEAIKVRARDHGVRHLYLLTTTAADFFARHGFTVVERDSAPAALHASREFQGVCPASATCMMASLDIEPRL; from the coding sequence ATGGAGAAGTTGCTGACGTTTCGACCGGCCACCGCGACGGACTGGCCGTCCATCGAAGCGCTGCTACTGGCGGCACGCTTGCCCCTGGACGGCGCTCGCGACCACCTCGAGGAGTTCGTCATCGGCGAAAACAGCGGCGCGATGTGCTGCGTCGGTGGCTATGAACGCTATGGCGACGTGGCATTACTGAGATCGGTAGCGGTGGCTGAAGGATGCTGCGGCCAGGGCATCGGCGAGCAGTTACTGGAGGCGATCAAGGTGAGGGCGCGCGACCACGGCGTTCGGCACCTGTACCTCCTGACCACGACTGCCGCCGATTTCTTTGCACGGCACGGATTCACGGTCGTCGAACGTGATTCCGCGCCTGCCGCGCTGCACGCATCCCGGGAATTTCAGGGCGTCTGTCCCGCATCCGCGACCTGCATGATGGCCTCGCTGGACATTGAACCGCGGCTGTAA
- a CDS encoding glycoside hydrolase family 27 protein, protein MNMKHTAQLVVGGLLAAVACANSWAQKFDGLASTPQMGWNSWNKFACDIDERLIRETADAMVRQGLKDAGYQYVNIDDCWQGQRDADGTIQPDPKRFPSGMKALADYVHGKGLKLGIYSDAGATTCGGRPGSRGHEYQDARTYASWGIDYVKYDWCDTPGLNAEAAYTTMRDAIAKAGRPMLFSICEWGMSKPWEWAGKVGHSWRTTPDIYNCFDCQFSPGFSTGLGVLRILDKHADAGLRKFAGPGHWNDMDMLEVGNGMSDDEDRAHLSIWAMMASPLILGNDLRSMSEATRRILTNPGVIAVSQDKLGVQALRVLADGPLELYAKPLDGGEWALMFLNRSNQPADVDHDWKKQVLIDDLSKRSVDFKQSVYRWSDLWSKKTGDTSTKLKARLAPHSVLMLRLTGPAKP, encoded by the coding sequence ATGAACATGAAACACACTGCACAGCTCGTCGTAGGTGGCTTGCTGGCTGCCGTCGCCTGCGCCAACAGCTGGGCTCAAAAGTTCGACGGCCTGGCCAGCACCCCGCAAATGGGCTGGAACAGCTGGAACAAATTCGCGTGCGACATCGACGAGCGCCTGATCCGCGAGACCGCCGATGCCATGGTCCGGCAGGGCTTGAAGGACGCTGGCTACCAGTACGTGAACATCGACGATTGCTGGCAGGGCCAGCGCGACGCGGACGGCACTATCCAGCCCGACCCCAAGCGCTTCCCATCCGGCATGAAGGCGCTGGCGGACTATGTGCATGGCAAGGGACTCAAGCTGGGCATCTACTCGGACGCGGGTGCGACCACCTGCGGCGGCCGTCCCGGCAGCCGCGGCCACGAGTATCAGGATGCGCGAACCTACGCGAGCTGGGGCATCGATTACGTGAAGTACGACTGGTGCGACACCCCGGGCTTGAATGCCGAGGCGGCCTACACCACGATGCGCGACGCGATCGCCAAGGCGGGCCGTCCAATGCTGTTCAGCATATGCGAATGGGGCATGAGCAAGCCGTGGGAATGGGCTGGCAAGGTCGGCCATTCTTGGCGGACCACGCCCGATATCTATAACTGCTTCGACTGCCAGTTCAGCCCCGGCTTCTCGACTGGCCTGGGCGTGCTGCGCATCCTCGACAAGCACGCCGACGCAGGCCTGCGCAAGTTCGCAGGGCCCGGCCATTGGAACGATATGGACATGCTCGAAGTGGGCAACGGCATGAGCGACGATGAAGACCGCGCCCATCTGTCGATCTGGGCCATGATGGCATCGCCCCTCATCCTGGGCAACGACCTGCGTTCCATGTCCGAGGCGACCCGCCGCATCCTGACCAACCCAGGCGTGATCGCGGTGAGCCAGGACAAGCTCGGTGTGCAGGCGCTGCGCGTCCTGGCCGACGGTCCGCTGGAGCTCTATGCCAAGCCGCTCGACGGCGGAGAATGGGCACTGATGTTCCTGAACCGCTCCAACCAGCCTGCCGACGTTGACCATGACTGGAAGAAGCAAGTCCTGATCGATGACCTGAGCAAGAGGTCGGTCGATTTCAAGCAGTCCGTCTACCGCTGGTCCGACCTGTGGAGCAAGAAGACGGGCGACACCAGCACCAAACTGAAAGCGCGCCTCGCGCCGCACAGCGTGTTGATGCTTCGCCTGACTGGCCCTGCGAAACCATAG